The following coding sequences are from one Shumkonia mesophila window:
- a CDS encoding sensor histidine kinase has translation MGEAQRRSPFRRTFAARIGVLLVIFLAVPAVLYLQFRAADADKNSLLLENVRNQGRLVGEAIRPLLERFGPETAKSLNERVAALGQTGDASLKVLFRPAAGNGRGFFFLSAWPAVPAGYLEEEQALLLGTGILDKLRDTCAGNLPLALRFKPPTGGEELLASLSPIAAPSGCWVVITAYRNVAFLQSSLGRPYWRSPEVQAAAAIYLVMALVVVWLFADAWRSVRRFEELARLIGRRRGGRVSFRHLNRMPELDGVAEEFDRMVTALGDSARVIRQTAEENAHALKAPVAVISQSVEPIKRALTDDAHARRAVALIEQSVERLDTLVSAARRLDQITAEAIEPGRDTVDLSDLLASLIDGYAESWAETGPALRRTIEPGLSVVATPDMLETVFENLIDNAHSFSPQGGWIGVAASHRDGMAEVFIEDDGPGVEAAKLERIFERYVTDRPAGQAGSPHFGIGLWIVRRNVESLNGTVQAENRRQGGLRVIVRLPLAGR, from the coding sequence CTTCGCCGCCCGGATCGGCGTGCTGCTGGTTATCTTCCTGGCGGTGCCGGCCGTCCTTTACCTGCAGTTCCGGGCCGCCGACGCCGACAAGAACAGCCTTTTGCTGGAGAATGTCCGCAACCAGGGCCGCCTGGTCGGCGAGGCCATCCGGCCCCTGCTCGAGCGCTTCGGGCCTGAGACCGCGAAGTCCTTGAACGAGCGCGTCGCCGCCCTGGGCCAGACCGGCGACGCCAGCCTGAAGGTGCTGTTCCGCCCGGCGGCGGGCAACGGCCGGGGGTTCTTCTTCCTGTCGGCATGGCCGGCGGTGCCGGCCGGCTATCTGGAGGAGGAGCAGGCCCTGCTGCTCGGCACCGGCATCCTCGATAAGCTGCGCGACACCTGCGCGGGCAACCTGCCGCTGGCCCTGCGCTTCAAACCGCCGACCGGCGGCGAGGAGCTGCTGGCCTCCCTTTCGCCCATCGCCGCCCCGTCCGGCTGCTGGGTGGTGATCACCGCCTATCGCAACGTCGCCTTCCTGCAGTCCTCCCTCGGCCGCCCCTACTGGCGCAGCCCCGAGGTCCAGGCCGCCGCCGCCATCTATCTGGTCATGGCGCTGGTGGTGGTGTGGCTGTTCGCCGACGCCTGGCGCAGCGTTCGCCGCTTCGAGGAGTTGGCCCGCCTCATCGGACGCCGGCGGGGCGGCCGGGTGTCGTTCCGCCACCTCAACCGCATGCCGGAACTCGACGGCGTCGCCGAGGAGTTCGACCGCATGGTAACGGCGTTGGGCGATTCGGCGCGCGTCATCCGCCAGACCGCCGAGGAAAACGCCCATGCGCTGAAGGCCCCGGTCGCCGTCATCTCGCAGTCGGTCGAACCGATCAAGCGTGCGCTGACCGACGATGCCCACGCCCGGCGCGCGGTCGCCCTCATCGAGCAGTCGGTGGAACGCCTGGATACCCTGGTCTCGGCGGCCCGCCGCCTCGATCAGATCACGGCGGAAGCCATCGAACCCGGCCGCGACACCGTCGACCTTTCCGATCTGCTGGCTTCGCTCATCGACGGTTACGCCGAATCGTGGGCGGAGACCGGGCCGGCCCTGCGCCGCACCATCGAGCCGGGGCTTTCGGTGGTCGCCACGCCCGACATGCTGGAGACGGTGTTCGAGAACCTCATCGACAATGCCCACAGCTTTTCGCCGCAGGGCGGATGGATCGGGGTGGCCGCCAGCCATCGCGACGGCATGGCCGAGGTGTTCATCGAGGACGACGGCCCCGGCGTCGAGGCGGCCAAGCTGGAGCGCATCTTCGAGCGCTACGTCACCGACCGGCCGGCAGGACAGGCTGGCAGCCCCCATTTCGGCATCGGGCTGTGGATCGTCAGGCGCAACGTCGAATCGCTGAACGGCACGGTGCAAGCCGAAAACCGCCGGCAGGGCGGCCTGCGGGTGATCGTCCGCCTGCCCCTGGCCGGCCGGTAA
- a CDS encoding glucosaminidase domain-containing protein — protein sequence MRLTREIFPARLGLVLAAVGGLALAACTEPQKTAAFCPIGDGETSSRVAAAPFGGPFVTPLSSNDVQELFTGGQAATGHRAYQERPLALAASLPPDLDALGDVERRKQAFVGIVLPLAHQTNQAILADRRFVDAAVACKDAGKPLAPEAQARLDALSATYKADGGLDTLRRRLDVVPPSLLLAQAAIESGWGTSRFAREGNALFGQRTTAADSGIKPQGLEETTPVRVATFPHLLASVGAYIHNLNTQPAYKAFRERRAALRAEGRQPDGFDLAATLIAYSERGYAYVGDLRTIIRGNRFDALDADQIISNVAAVESDA from the coding sequence ATGCGTCTGACCCGAGAGATCTTCCCCGCGCGCCTCGGCCTCGTCCTCGCCGCCGTCGGCGGCTTGGCCCTGGCGGCGTGCACCGAGCCCCAGAAGACGGCGGCTTTCTGCCCGATCGGCGACGGCGAGACCTCCTCCCGGGTCGCCGCCGCGCCTTTCGGCGGGCCTTTCGTCACCCCGCTCAGCTCCAACGACGTGCAGGAGTTGTTCACGGGCGGCCAGGCCGCCACCGGGCATCGCGCTTACCAAGAGAGACCCCTGGCGCTGGCCGCCTCGCTGCCGCCCGATCTCGACGCTCTTGGCGACGTCGAGCGCCGCAAACAGGCCTTTGTCGGCATCGTCCTGCCGCTTGCCCACCAAACCAACCAAGCCATCCTGGCCGATCGCCGCTTCGTCGATGCCGCCGTCGCCTGCAAGGACGCCGGCAAGCCGCTGGCGCCGGAGGCCCAGGCCCGCCTGGACGCGCTTTCCGCCACCTACAAGGCCGACGGTGGGCTCGACACCCTGCGCCGCCGCCTCGACGTGGTGCCGCCGTCCCTGCTGCTCGCCCAGGCCGCCATCGAAAGCGGTTGGGGCACCTCGCGCTTCGCCAGGGAAGGTAACGCCCTGTTCGGCCAGCGGACCACGGCCGCCGATAGCGGCATCAAGCCGCAGGGGCTGGAAGAGACCACCCCCGTGAGGGTCGCGACTTTTCCGCACCTGCTGGCCTCGGTCGGCGCCTATATCCACAATCTGAACACCCAGCCGGCCTACAAGGCCTTCCGCGAGCGGCGCGCCGCCCTCAGGGCCGAAGGCCGGCAGCCCGACGGTTTCGACCTCGCGGCCACCCTGATCGCCTATTCCGAGCGCGGCTACGCCTATGTGGGAGATCTGAGGACGATCATCCGCGGCAACCGTTTCGACGCCTTGGATGCCGACCAGATCATCTCCAACGTGGCGGCCGTGGAGTCGGACGCCTAA